A part of Streptantibioticus cattleyicolor NRRL 8057 = DSM 46488 genomic DNA contains:
- a CDS encoding NAD(P)-dependent oxidoreductase — protein MAKIALYGATGTIGSRVLREALDRGHHVTAAVRDPGKLTERHPNLTVTTGDVLDPASVAAVADGQDVVVSAVGGGDGPGHVATIEPAAQSLVAGLRSLGGKAPRLIAVNGAGSLRTPDGKQVWDAEGLPEFLLQIMHAHGDALDFYRSVHDVRWTCLSPAAQIAPGERTGTYRTALDDLIVGADGESRISTEDFAVALVDEIESGDHVGERFTVGA, from the coding sequence ATGGCCAAGATCGCCCTCTACGGCGCCACCGGTACCATCGGCAGCCGCGTCCTGCGCGAGGCGCTGGACCGCGGTCACCACGTCACGGCCGCCGTCCGCGACCCCGGAAAGCTCACCGAGCGGCACCCGAACCTCACGGTCACCACCGGCGACGTACTCGACCCCGCCTCGGTGGCCGCCGTCGCCGACGGGCAGGACGTCGTCGTCAGCGCCGTCGGCGGCGGCGACGGCCCCGGTCACGTGGCCACCATCGAGCCCGCCGCCCAGTCCCTGGTCGCCGGCCTGCGCTCGCTGGGCGGAAAGGCACCGCGACTGATCGCCGTCAACGGCGCCGGCTCGCTGCGCACACCCGACGGCAAGCAGGTGTGGGATGCCGAAGGGCTGCCCGAGTTCCTGCTCCAGATCATGCACGCGCACGGTGACGCGCTCGACTTCTACCGGTCCGTCCACGATGTCCGCTGGACCTGCCTCAGCCCCGCCGCGCAGATCGCCCCCGGCGAACGCACCGGCACCTACCGCACCGCTCTCGACGACCTGATCGTGGGCGCCGACGGTGAAAGCCGCATCTCCACCGAGGACTTCGCGGTAGCCCTCGTGGACGAGATCGAAAGCGGTGACCACGTCGGCGAACGCTTCACGGTCGGCGCGTAG
- a CDS encoding MarR family winged helix-turn-helix transcriptional regulator, with product MTNTDASTPQGEDLLEAVGTAFARLRRRTMQAPVDPPSGPKDLKRNLVLNIVDEAAEAGTEMTVGGLAAHLLVDPSVASRMVSDCIAHGYLVRAASQQDGRRTVLHLTEEGTALLNHFRRQQRQAFEYITRDWPEAERLEFARLLLKYADSTARLPAPGTADAPPPPSAT from the coding sequence GTGACCAACACGGATGCCTCGACACCGCAGGGCGAGGACCTTCTGGAAGCCGTCGGCACAGCTTTCGCCCGGCTGAGGCGGCGCACCATGCAGGCCCCGGTCGACCCGCCCTCCGGGCCCAAGGACCTCAAGCGCAACCTGGTCCTCAACATCGTCGACGAGGCGGCCGAGGCGGGCACCGAGATGACGGTCGGCGGGCTCGCCGCCCACCTCCTGGTGGACCCGTCGGTGGCCAGCCGCATGGTGAGCGACTGCATCGCCCACGGCTACCTGGTCCGCGCGGCCTCGCAACAGGACGGCCGCCGCACCGTGCTCCACCTCACCGAGGAAGGCACCGCCCTCCTCAACCACTTCCGCCGCCAGCAACGGCAGGCATTCGAATACATCACCCGCGACTGGCCCGAAGCCGAACGGCTCGAGTTCGCCCGCCTCCTCCTCAAGTACGCCGACTCCACCGCCCGGCTGCCCGCCCCGGGCACCGCCGACGCGCCCCCGCCGCCGTCCGCCACGTAG
- a CDS encoding alpha/beta hydrolase: MSAAALFAPQALAGSPASAATPDGPGGVATVTYNLGDQAYRLPGTGEPVEIAATVHYPKDLGTTPRPLVVQLHGWHETCADRAAAAARDAAEKAGDQDAYAAAGRKLFSWPCAPGTRPIPNERGYDYLGEELAGHGFIVVSIRANGINASSVWGDENASARADLINKHLALWQQLDDAGRGGLVGAFRDAVTGKPRRVDFRHHVDLNEVGTMGHSRGGAGVTWQAADRHKAQWPAGVKVRAVMALAPAYNVMTEDMTAYRITKTPVAVMRGTCDGQVGREAFSFAADATAKSSAAFYRFEIHGANHNYFNTQWSPESGQVAAADDAGHDAAHPGQCTGRDDPAYDPQLTEAGQRQVAVAYIDAFFRRHLTGDKRFDAILTGKRHPLAGVASVDVTADRR; encoded by the coding sequence GTGTCCGCGGCGGCCCTCTTCGCGCCGCAGGCCCTGGCGGGGAGCCCCGCGTCCGCCGCGACCCCCGATGGGCCGGGGGGCGTCGCCACCGTCACCTACAACCTGGGCGACCAGGCCTATCGGCTGCCCGGAACCGGGGAACCGGTCGAGATCGCCGCGACCGTGCACTACCCGAAGGACCTCGGCACCACGCCGCGGCCACTCGTCGTCCAACTGCACGGCTGGCACGAGACCTGCGCGGACCGGGCGGCAGCGGCTGCCCGCGACGCCGCCGAAAAGGCCGGGGACCAGGACGCGTACGCGGCTGCCGGCCGGAAGCTGTTCAGCTGGCCCTGTGCCCCCGGTACACGCCCCATCCCCAACGAGCGCGGCTACGACTACCTCGGCGAGGAACTGGCCGGCCACGGGTTCATCGTGGTGTCCATCCGCGCCAACGGCATCAACGCCTCGTCGGTGTGGGGCGACGAGAACGCCTCCGCACGGGCCGACCTGATCAACAAGCACCTCGCCCTGTGGCAGCAGCTCGACGACGCGGGCCGTGGCGGTCTCGTCGGCGCGTTCCGCGACGCGGTCACGGGCAAGCCGCGACGCGTCGACTTCAGGCACCACGTCGACCTGAACGAGGTCGGCACCATGGGCCACTCGCGCGGCGGCGCGGGCGTGACCTGGCAGGCGGCCGATCGCCACAAGGCCCAGTGGCCCGCCGGGGTCAAGGTCAGGGCGGTCATGGCGCTGGCCCCCGCCTACAACGTCATGACCGAGGACATGACCGCGTACCGGATCACGAAGACGCCCGTGGCCGTGATGCGCGGGACCTGCGACGGCCAGGTCGGGCGTGAGGCCTTCTCCTTCGCCGCCGACGCGACGGCCAAGAGCTCCGCAGCGTTCTACCGGTTCGAGATCCACGGTGCGAACCACAACTACTTCAACACACAGTGGTCGCCGGAGAGCGGACAGGTCGCCGCCGCCGACGACGCCGGCCACGACGCCGCTCACCCCGGCCAGTGCACCGGGCGCGATGACCCCGCCTACGACCCCCAACTGACCGAAGCCGGCCAACGCCAGGTCGCCGTCGCCTACATCGACGCCTTCTTCCGGCGCCACCTCACCGGTGACAAGCGGTTCGACGCGATCCTGACCGGCAAGCGGCACCCTCTGGCGGGCGTCGCCTCCGTGGACGTGACGGCCGACCGCCGCTGA
- a CDS encoding type B 50S ribosomal protein L31, with protein MKPGIHPAYHPVVFRDRAADFAFLTRSTATSDKTVVWADGNTYPVIDVEISSASHPFYTGTQRVLDTAGRVERFERRYGRSRSA; from the coding sequence GTGAAGCCCGGAATCCACCCCGCCTACCACCCGGTCGTCTTCCGTGACCGGGCGGCCGACTTCGCCTTCCTGACCCGTTCGACGGCCACCAGCGACAAGACCGTCGTGTGGGCGGACGGCAACACCTACCCGGTCATCGACGTCGAGATCTCCTCGGCGAGCCACCCCTTCTACACCGGCACCCAGCGGGTCCTGGACACCGCGGGGCGCGTCGAGCGCTTCGAGCGGCGCTACGGACGCTCGCGGAGCGCGTAG
- a CDS encoding RrF2 family transcriptional regulator, translated as MAGLSGRSVVAIHALAMLAHRRGGSLTSAEIADSLESNPVLVRRVLGRLRDAHLVWSTEGRGGGWSLARDPRDITLHDAYAAVEEGQIFSRHTRPPSGACEVGRTIGVLLDVEFQKAERALEEQLGRTTIAGLLQRILAFDNEPSAH; from the coding sequence ATGGCGGGGCTCAGCGGCAGGAGCGTAGTCGCGATTCACGCGCTCGCGATGCTGGCGCACCGGCGTGGGGGCTCGTTGACCTCCGCGGAGATCGCGGACAGCCTGGAAAGCAATCCCGTCCTGGTGCGGCGCGTCCTCGGCCGTTTGCGCGACGCTCATCTGGTGTGGTCCACCGAGGGTCGGGGCGGCGGCTGGTCCCTTGCTCGCGACCCGCGGGACATCACGCTCCACGACGCGTACGCCGCCGTCGAGGAGGGGCAGATCTTCTCGCGGCACACCCGTCCGCCCAGCGGGGCGTGCGAGGTCGGACGCACCATCGGCGTCCTGCTCGACGTCGAGTTCCAGAAGGCGGAGCGAGCCCTGGAGGAACAGCTCGGCAGGACGACCATCGCCGGCCTGCTGCAACGGATACTCGCCTTCGACAACGAACCGAGTGCTCACTGA
- a CDS encoding DUF6924 domain-containing protein has product MWQRARDSEPWVPGARLLVHVDDGGTEALAQLSWTTEDGTQCSLGFSPDLAGCYGQRRTADGDMVEVRGELDEQRGEQDREGAQGYEFDTQVRDADGWIPAGRLRVLVEDGSRAPVQWVAWHDRSGNACSLTLRPAGPTGNADVSDLVVAVSASAEHHGAGEVAANLVDTSSSKWFAPHSHASLDFRLSQPVPVKRYVLTSANDAPDRDPAAWTLRGSADGRLWRTLDARTGQSLPGRHRSRTYRIARPGAYNRYRLDITGSNGSPHLQLEAVRFLAGSGGFVGYRQRAGHSPVACRGTRVMRIPPEIPSQPLPDDATTPSAWQPGCSWLPLGGALSMESSTSPSGRFTVLSGVYDPPLAIRDNLTRAYVWVGDARSFSLLSLGPDGDLAAWDHHGRRVWGTGTAWRGVRRLEMRDTGDLVLTDAHGGIVWSTGIPEVPAASGELPTVARGSRMRRGESLYGQTLTSADGSTVLFHDGRVLRCIVKGHTSHWDRFYDQHNVLELGEDGVLRALALDGSELERIAGPGTELVVARGAAELRDETGGVVWASANGPARLDGTPVREPAVPRNDVLAAWFGALIGQGRGFCVAVVEESSPTQVLERLGVVPCSVVRGTWRQLQQRREAVGAGSVVAVVAAGPDVIVLSDDATLPVARSVLAESVAVVHAPAGGNGYGARFTLHQRGELVSEFTDQPFRRKGVKVPEVAAALAENDRDRHRFELLFRVCGVVPDAAGLGGVLLGGVPVPSAEPVVAPDTGDALPPLVIAERDTLSPLVIRTDFSDEDAWNQVVTRLGEPWMDNIPEPHLVCEPAYDGVPAERVLKAVRAALPEPDLPGAVFIADATTMRHKAHPPLAVSTEWDGEPFEPDEEAFVTQFRIRPDAAIEVSCNLGIGTMDFEDFAGSDVGERMVG; this is encoded by the coding sequence ATGTGGCAGCGCGCGCGGGACTCGGAGCCGTGGGTGCCAGGGGCACGGCTGCTGGTGCACGTCGACGACGGTGGAACCGAGGCGCTGGCGCAACTGTCCTGGACCACCGAGGACGGCACGCAGTGCTCGCTGGGCTTTTCACCCGACCTGGCCGGCTGCTACGGCCAACGCCGCACCGCCGACGGTGACATGGTGGAGGTCCGTGGCGAACTCGATGAGCAGCGGGGGGAGCAGGATCGCGAGGGCGCCCAGGGATACGAGTTCGACACGCAGGTGCGGGATGCCGACGGCTGGATTCCCGCGGGGCGGCTGCGGGTGCTGGTCGAGGACGGTAGTCGGGCCCCCGTGCAGTGGGTGGCCTGGCACGACCGGTCCGGCAACGCGTGTTCGCTGACGCTGCGCCCGGCGGGTCCGACCGGCAACGCGGATGTGAGCGACCTCGTTGTCGCCGTGTCGGCCAGCGCCGAGCACCACGGCGCGGGCGAGGTTGCCGCGAACCTCGTCGACACCTCGAGCAGCAAATGGTTCGCGCCCCACAGTCATGCGTCCCTGGACTTCCGGCTCTCCCAACCGGTCCCGGTGAAGCGGTACGTCCTGACCTCCGCGAACGACGCTCCGGACCGCGATCCGGCGGCCTGGACTCTGCGCGGCTCGGCGGACGGAAGGCTGTGGCGCACCCTCGATGCCCGCACGGGCCAGTCCCTTCCCGGCCGGCACCGGTCCCGGACGTACCGCATAGCCCGACCCGGAGCCTACAACCGTTACCGTCTCGACATCACCGGCAGCAACGGCTCCCCGCACCTGCAACTCGAAGCCGTCCGGTTCCTGGCCGGCAGCGGCGGATTCGTCGGCTACCGGCAACGAGCGGGCCACTCCCCCGTCGCCTGCCGCGGAACACGCGTGATGCGGATACCACCGGAGATCCCGTCGCAGCCACTGCCCGACGACGCGACAACGCCCTCAGCATGGCAGCCCGGTTGTTCCTGGCTCCCGCTCGGTGGCGCGCTCTCGATGGAGTCCTCGACCTCACCATCGGGCCGGTTCACGGTGCTGAGCGGGGTGTACGACCCGCCACTGGCGATACGCGACAACCTCACGCGCGCGTACGTGTGGGTCGGCGACGCGCGGTCGTTCAGCCTGCTGTCCCTGGGCCCCGACGGAGACCTGGCCGCCTGGGACCACCACGGCCGGCGGGTGTGGGGTACGGGCACCGCGTGGCGGGGCGTGCGGCGGCTGGAGATGCGCGACACCGGCGACCTGGTCCTGACCGACGCGCACGGTGGCATCGTGTGGAGCACCGGAATCCCCGAGGTTCCGGCCGCGTCGGGCGAACTGCCCACGGTCGCCCGCGGATCGCGGATGCGCCGGGGCGAAAGCCTCTACGGGCAGACGCTCACCAGTGCTGACGGGTCGACCGTGCTCTTCCACGACGGCCGTGTCCTGCGCTGCATCGTCAAGGGCCACACCTCCCACTGGGACAGGTTCTACGACCAACACAACGTTCTCGAACTCGGCGAGGACGGCGTTCTGCGCGCGCTGGCGCTCGACGGCTCCGAGCTGGAACGCATCGCCGGGCCGGGCACCGAACTGGTCGTGGCGCGAGGGGCTGCGGAGCTGCGCGACGAGACGGGAGGCGTCGTCTGGGCATCCGCCAACGGCCCGGCCCGGCTCGACGGCACGCCGGTGCGCGAGCCGGCTGTGCCGCGCAACGACGTACTGGCCGCCTGGTTCGGGGCGTTGATCGGACAGGGCCGCGGATTCTGCGTCGCGGTGGTCGAGGAGAGTTCGCCCACGCAGGTGCTGGAGCGTCTCGGCGTCGTGCCGTGCTCGGTGGTGCGGGGCACGTGGCGCCAGCTCCAGCAGCGGCGGGAAGCGGTGGGTGCGGGAAGTGTCGTCGCGGTGGTCGCCGCGGGGCCGGACGTCATCGTTCTCAGCGACGATGCCACGCTGCCGGTGGCGCGGTCGGTGCTGGCGGAGTCGGTCGCGGTGGTGCACGCGCCGGCCGGCGGAAACGGCTACGGTGCGCGGTTCACCCTTCACCAACGCGGCGAGCTGGTGAGCGAGTTCACGGACCAGCCGTTCCGGCGCAAAGGGGTCAAGGTGCCCGAGGTGGCCGCCGCGCTGGCGGAGAACGACCGCGACCGGCACCGCTTCGAGTTGCTGTTCCGCGTCTGCGGGGTGGTACCCGATGCCGCCGGGCTCGGCGGTGTACTGCTCGGTGGTGTGCCGGTCCCCTCGGCGGAGCCCGTCGTGGCGCCCGACACCGGGGACGCCCTGCCGCCCTTGGTGATCGCGGAACGCGACACGCTGAGCCCGCTGGTGATCCGTACAGACTTCAGCGACGAGGACGCCTGGAACCAGGTCGTCACGAGGCTTGGGGAACCGTGGATGGACAACATCCCGGAGCCGCACCTCGTCTGCGAGCCCGCGTACGACGGCGTCCCCGCCGAACGCGTCCTCAAGGCCGTACGCGCGGCCCTGCCCGAGCCGGACCTGCCCGGGGCGGTCTTCATCGCCGACGCCACCACGATGCGTCACAAGGCGCATCCGCCGCTCGCCGTGTCCACCGAGTGGGACGGCGAGCCCTTCGAGCCGGACGAGGAGGCCTTCGTCACGCAGTTCCGCATCCGGCCCGACGCGGCCATCGAGGTCAGCTGCAACCTCGGCATCGGCACCATGGATTTCGAGGACTTCGCCGGCAGCGACGTGGGCGAACGCATGGTGGGCTGA
- a CDS encoding DUF1963 domain-containing protein encodes MTTEELRERLARFRDEAVQLDIPADEVDRWIDMVRPCAVLSTRDDGPVAARFGGPARLPAGTPHPAFPYVASIDLSALPPDSTDLPLPSDGHLLLFAWPRDKGDLSNHGAVVHVPAGTPTEEHDTYAWDPYGIPEEREVADAFPQGELRVRTEPSLPYHYEVELPDGDLEPLPGFPHAEELAEEWEMACRYLDLRGPLHIGGYADEEMVHLDPLENLVRCAVEQASTSEWGGGEPVSENVDDWVLLASWSPELGDVAAGSSVHWAIQRKDLEAGRFDRAFTNVYWNP; translated from the coding sequence GTGACTACCGAAGAACTACGCGAGCGACTGGCCCGTTTCCGCGACGAGGCGGTCCAACTGGACATCCCGGCCGACGAGGTCGACCGGTGGATCGACATGGTGCGGCCCTGCGCGGTCCTGTCGACGCGCGACGACGGCCCGGTCGCCGCCCGGTTCGGCGGCCCCGCGCGGCTGCCGGCCGGCACCCCGCACCCTGCGTTCCCCTACGTCGCCTCCATCGACCTCTCGGCGCTGCCGCCGGACTCGACCGACCTGCCCCTGCCGTCCGACGGCCACCTGCTCCTCTTCGCCTGGCCGCGCGACAAGGGTGACCTCAGCAACCACGGCGCGGTCGTGCACGTTCCCGCCGGAACGCCCACGGAGGAACACGACACGTACGCCTGGGACCCGTACGGCATACCGGAGGAACGGGAGGTCGCCGACGCCTTCCCGCAGGGCGAGCTGCGGGTGCGGACGGAGCCGTCGCTGCCGTACCACTACGAGGTCGAACTGCCCGATGGCGACCTGGAGCCGCTGCCCGGCTTCCCCCACGCCGAGGAACTGGCCGAGGAGTGGGAGATGGCGTGCCGCTACCTCGACCTCCGGGGCCCCTTGCACATAGGCGGGTACGCCGACGAGGAGATGGTTCATCTCGACCCGCTGGAAAACCTCGTGCGCTGCGCGGTGGAGCAGGCGTCGACGAGCGAATGGGGCGGCGGGGAACCGGTGTCGGAGAACGTCGACGACTGGGTGCTGCTCGCGAGCTGGAGCCCCGAACTCGGTGACGTGGCCGCCGGGTCCAGCGTCCACTGGGCGATCCAGCGCAAGGACCTGGAGGCCGGGCGCTTCGACCGGGCGTTCACCAACGTGTACTGGAACCCCTGA
- a CDS encoding metal-dependent hydrolase family protein translates to MITAIINGRVFDGERVLEDATVVLDGTRIAAVGGEAPAEADIVDARGGTLLPGLIDAHVHTSDEALALALRFGVTTELEMQGMNTGAGRAHITENDSLADVRSAGFGITPPGGHPSELMPEDFSPEGHGEADDQGERPGPHEMPLMPFSTTPEEAVAFIPQLVAAGSDYIKFMVDDGTVEGHPGLPMLDQATLTAGVAEAHRHGMLTIAHTLTVDATRMAIEAGIDGFAHLFMDQPHTAEIIELIAASGAFVVPCVVLNASMMGITGASLTADPRVGSRLNEAWTNTLNSSYDRYPHGRLDDVLASVKALHDAGVDLLAGTDAAPMPLPFLGGVVHGASLHQELQYLVRAGLTPVQALRAATVTPARRFGLDDRGRIAAGLRADLLLVDGDPTTTIGDTLNLREVWRRGTRTTLSAS, encoded by the coding sequence ATGATCACAGCCATCATCAACGGCCGGGTGTTCGACGGTGAGCGCGTGCTGGAGGACGCCACCGTCGTGCTGGACGGCACGCGGATCGCCGCCGTGGGAGGCGAAGCGCCGGCCGAGGCGGACATCGTCGACGCCCGGGGCGGAACACTGCTGCCCGGTCTGATCGACGCCCACGTCCACACCTCCGACGAGGCACTCGCGCTGGCACTGCGGTTCGGGGTCACCACCGAACTGGAGATGCAGGGCATGAACACCGGGGCCGGCCGCGCGCACATCACGGAGAACGACTCCCTCGCCGACGTCCGCTCCGCCGGATTCGGCATCACCCCTCCCGGCGGCCACCCCAGCGAACTCATGCCCGAGGACTTCAGCCCGGAAGGCCACGGCGAAGCGGACGACCAAGGCGAACGGCCCGGCCCGCACGAGATGCCCCTGATGCCGTTCTCCACCACACCGGAGGAAGCGGTCGCCTTCATCCCCCAGCTCGTCGCGGCGGGCTCGGACTACATCAAGTTCATGGTCGACGACGGAACCGTCGAGGGCCACCCCGGTCTGCCCATGCTCGACCAGGCGACCCTGACCGCCGGGGTCGCCGAGGCCCACCGGCACGGGATGCTCACCATCGCCCACACCCTGACCGTCGACGCGACCCGGATGGCGATCGAGGCCGGCATCGACGGCTTCGCCCACCTGTTCATGGACCAGCCGCACACCGCCGAGATCATCGAACTCATCGCCGCCTCCGGCGCGTTCGTCGTCCCCTGCGTCGTCCTGAACGCCTCCATGATGGGCATCACCGGCGCGTCCCTCACCGCGGACCCCCGCGTCGGCTCCCGCCTGAACGAGGCCTGGACCAACACCCTCAACAGCAGCTACGACCGGTACCCGCACGGCAGACTCGACGACGTCCTGGCCTCGGTCAAGGCCCTCCACGACGCCGGCGTCGACCTGTTGGCGGGCACCGACGCGGCCCCCATGCCACTGCCGTTCCTGGGCGGTGTGGTCCACGGCGCCAGCCTCCACCAGGAGTTGCAGTACCTCGTCCGGGCCGGCCTCACCCCGGTCCAGGCCCTGCGCGCGGCGACCGTCACCCCGGCACGTCGCTTCGGCCTGGACGACCGTGGCCGCATCGCCGCGGGCCTGCGGGCCGACCTGCTGCTCGTGGACGGCGACCCCACCACCACGATCGGCGACACCCTCAACCTGCGCGAGGTGTGGCGCCGCGGCACCCGCACCACGCTCTCGGCCTCGTAG
- a CDS encoding TolB-like translocation protein produces the protein MEQTHRTTRTRGRLTLGACVLAAATAVAGTAAPARADAAWGPVTQVDRGTDGAPADQPSTSLGISGNGHYALFASSATNLVPDGAKAGFGLYVRDLRTGRTELVSRADDGTPLTALDDRAGISGDGRYVVFSSGAADVAPGQPANGAYNVYVRDRVKARTRLVTTGTPTGGTQGDPGAYHPAISADGRRIVYMSTRTDLVPGAAVKPDTRNIYVTDRITGHTRLASPGANGQAADNDSDNPTISADGGTVGFSSRATNLLPPATPANGAVHPHGLRYTNLYTYDLHRRTTTLASLAADGTAGPAAPALRLSPDGRYAAYALGASPLPGGKARTELFVHDLRTGKVNSARTSANPAAICWADPSAAISSDDRWVYFSGGCSDTIIHARQARHDLYRQNLATGRTETISTASDGSQQDGAAIAPYVSDNGRTVEFTDNSTNLLPGGTTSNDWHVYARTPGEH, from the coding sequence ATGGAGCAGACCCACCGAACGACCCGTACCAGAGGCCGACTCACGCTCGGCGCCTGCGTGCTGGCGGCGGCCACGGCCGTCGCAGGCACCGCCGCGCCCGCCCGGGCCGACGCGGCGTGGGGCCCCGTCACCCAGGTCGACCGCGGGACGGACGGCGCCCCGGCGGACCAGCCGTCGACGAGCCTGGGGATCAGCGGCAACGGCCACTACGCGCTCTTCGCCTCGTCGGCGACCAATCTGGTGCCGGACGGCGCGAAGGCCGGCTTCGGCCTGTACGTCCGCGATCTGCGTACCGGCCGCACCGAACTGGTCAGCCGGGCCGACGACGGCACCCCGCTGACCGCGCTCGACGACAGGGCGGGGATCAGCGGCGACGGCCGGTACGTCGTCTTCTCCAGCGGCGCCGCCGACGTGGCGCCCGGCCAGCCCGCCAACGGCGCGTACAACGTCTACGTCCGCGACCGCGTCAAGGCACGTACCCGGCTCGTCACCACCGGCACCCCGACCGGCGGAACCCAGGGCGACCCGGGCGCCTACCACCCGGCCATCAGCGCCGACGGCCGGCGCATCGTCTACATGTCGACCCGCACCGACCTCGTGCCGGGCGCCGCCGTCAAGCCGGACACCCGGAACATCTACGTCACCGACCGCATCACCGGTCACACCCGCCTGGCATCACCCGGCGCGAACGGGCAGGCAGCCGACAACGACTCGGACAACCCGACGATCAGCGCGGACGGCGGTACCGTCGGCTTCAGCTCCCGGGCCACGAACCTGTTACCACCCGCCACCCCGGCGAACGGCGCCGTCCATCCGCACGGCCTGCGCTACACCAACCTCTACACCTACGACCTGCACCGCCGCACCACCACTCTCGCCAGCCTGGCCGCCGACGGCACGGCCGGCCCGGCGGCCCCGGCCCTCCGGCTCAGCCCCGACGGCCGCTACGCCGCCTACGCCCTCGGCGCGTCCCCGCTGCCCGGCGGCAAGGCCCGCACCGAACTGTTCGTCCACGACCTGCGAACAGGCAAGGTGAACAGCGCACGCACCTCGGCCAACCCGGCGGCGATCTGCTGGGCGGACCCCTCGGCGGCCATCAGCTCCGACGACCGGTGGGTCTACTTCTCCGGCGGCTGCTCCGACACGATCATCCACGCCCGGCAGGCCCGCCACGACCTCTACCGCCAGAACCTGGCGACCGGCCGCACCGAAACCATCAGCACGGCCTCCGACGGTTCACAACAGGACGGCGCCGCGATCGCCCCGTACGTGTCCGACAACGGCAGAACCGTGGAGTTCACCGACAACAGCACCAACCTGCTCCCCGGAGGCACCACGTCCAACGACTGGCACGTCTACGCCCGTACGCCGGGCGAGCACTGA
- the rpmG gene encoding 50S ribosomal protein L33 — translation MARNELRPIIKLRSTAGTGYTYVTRKNRRNNPDRLTLRKYDPVAGRHVDFREER, via the coding sequence ATGGCCCGTAACGAACTGCGCCCGATCATCAAGCTCAGGTCCACCGCCGGCACCGGCTACACGTACGTGACCCGCAAGAACCGCCGTAACAACCCCGACCGGCTGACGCTGCGCAAGTACGACCCGGTCGCCGGCCGCCACGTCGACTTCCGTGAGGAGCGCTGA
- a CDS encoding SigE family RNA polymerase sigma factor: MNVAAWPTGSPAAAGTDTGGLRRRWTRLLLRLSQGPRHGGDHVITLGPARAAPGGCHDDITPDFDGLYHHRRLHYVRLALLLVDDLPTAEDVVQDAFTAMFRRHGGTLAGLADPEAYLRTSVVNGARSVLRRRRTARAHVPERPVTVPPADEDVLLKEEHRQVLAALRSLTRRQREVLVLRYWSHLSEARIAETLGLSRGTVKSTASRALDALGRKLEAIG, encoded by the coding sequence ATGAACGTGGCCGCCTGGCCGACGGGTTCGCCCGCGGCTGCCGGTACGGACACCGGCGGGCTCCGCCGACGCTGGACGCGACTGCTGCTGAGGCTGTCCCAAGGGCCACGGCACGGCGGGGATCACGTCATCACCCTCGGACCGGCCCGGGCCGCACCCGGCGGATGCCACGACGACATCACTCCCGACTTCGACGGTCTGTACCACCACCGCCGGCTCCACTACGTGCGTCTGGCCCTGCTGCTCGTGGACGACCTCCCCACCGCCGAGGACGTCGTCCAGGACGCGTTCACGGCGATGTTCCGCCGTCATGGCGGCACACTCGCCGGCCTGGCCGACCCCGAGGCGTATCTGCGGACCAGCGTGGTGAACGGCGCGCGCTCGGTCCTGCGCAGGCGCCGGACCGCCCGGGCCCACGTGCCGGAGCGGCCCGTCACCGTACCGCCGGCCGACGAGGACGTGCTGCTGAAGGAAGAACACCGGCAGGTGCTGGCGGCGCTGCGGTCGCTCACCCGACGGCAGCGCGAGGTGCTGGTGTTGCGGTACTGGTCCCATCTGTCGGAAGCGCGGATCGCTGAAACGCTCGGACTGTCGCGTGGCACGGTGAAGTCCACGGCCAGCCGGGCGCTGGACGCCCTGGGCAGGAAGCTGGAGGCAATCGGATGA